One window from the genome of Magnolia sinica isolate HGM2019 chromosome 4, MsV1, whole genome shotgun sequence encodes:
- the LOC131242235 gene encoding 2,3-bisphosphoglycerate-dependent phosphoglycerate mutase 1-like: MAAAAFHNIVGTLPAHGSCNGSGSQNWVGNFSWRAISKGVSVEIGPSRRVRHCVSGCKLGVIRASTSQTPVFNPVSLPSNNSGNDSRKKSNETALILMRHGESLWNEKNLFTGCVDVPLTKKGVEEAIEAGNRISNIPVDMIYTSALIRAQMTAMLAMTQHRRKKVPVIMHNESEQAKAWSQIFSDETTRQTIPVIAAWQLNERMYGELQGLNKQETADRYGKEQVHEWRRSYDIPPPNGESLEMCAERAVAYFKEHIEPQLLSGKNVMIAAHGNSLRSIIMYLDKLTSQEVISLELSTGIPMLYIFKEGKFIRRGSPIAPSEAGVYAYTRSLALYRQKLDEMLH; this comes from the exons ATGGCTGCTGCTGCATTTCACAACATTGTTGGGACACTTCCAGCCCATGGAAGTTGCAACGGTTCTGGTTCTCAGAATTGGGTTGGGAATTTTTCTTGGAGAGCCATTTCAAAAGGAGTCTCTGTTGAGATAGGGCCTTCGAGAAGGGTACGTCATTGCGTTAGTGGGTGTAAATTGGGCGTGATTCGTGCTTCGACCTCACAAACTCCAGTGTTCAATCCAGTTTCATTACCATCAAACAACAGCGGCAATGATTCTCGGAAGAAATCCA ATGAAACTGCACTGATTTTGATGCGCCATGGCGAGTCGTTGTGGAATGAGAAGAATCTCTTTACAGGTTGTGTGGATGTACCATTGACCAAGAAAGGTGTAGAAGAGGCAATTGAGGCTGGCAACCGAATAAGCAACATACCTGTCGACATGATCTATACATCTGCATTAATCCGTGCACAGATGACTGCAATGCTTGCCATGACCCAGCACCGCCGCAAGAAG GTGCCGGTCATTATGCATAATGAGAGCGAACAAGCGAAAGCATGGAGTCAAATTTTCAGTGATGAGACCACGAGACAAACGATCCCAGTTATAGCAGCTTGGCAACTTAATGAAAGAAT GTATGGGGAATTACAGGGTCTGAACAAGCAGGAAACAGCTGATCGATATGGGAAGGAGCAAGTTCATGAATGGCGTCGTAGCTATGATATCCCCCCACCAAATGGAGAGAGCCTGGAAATGTGTGCTGAAAGGGCCGTTGCTTATTTCAAAGAGCAT ATTGAACCCCAACTACTTTCTGGGAAAAATGTGATGATTGCAGCCCATGGGAATTCACTGAGGTCTATTATCATGTATCTTGACAAGTTAACTTCTCAAGAG GTTATAAGCCTAGAGCTATCAACCGGCATTCCGATGCTTTACATATTCAAAGAAGGGAAGTTCATCAGGAGGGGGAGTCCAATTGCACCCTCTGAAGCTGGTGTCTACGCCTATACGAGG AGTTTGGCTCTCTACCGGCAAAAGTTGGATGAAATGTTACACTGA
- the LOC131241997 gene encoding pentatricopeptide repeat-containing protein At5g56310-like, producing MRRMDIPHDSFSLTFTLKACSCHQSLPHGEQIHTQVVKTSYSAQAHVHSALMHMYVECRRPQSARKLFDEIPVKSPAAWCVMITLYAEMGELDSCRGLFEEMPHRDVASWNAMIDACGRCGQSGEALRLFREMRATGLRPNHITILGVISACGEMGDLEFGRWIHANYIDNNAFKCNSLRVSTTLIDMYSKCGHVNLAMDVFRSINAKDVLSWTAIICCMAINGRGDTALALFNEMVKAGVRPDEATFIVVLCACSHMGLVEEGHRYFESMTKDYGLVPRIEHYGCMVDIMGRAGHIEQVRKFIENMPMEPNVVVLRSLLGACRVHSAMQTAEWAAKRLEAVRRAGDDDSYVMLSNVYAEDGRWSEVERVRRLMKEMGRSKRWGCSSLHV from the coding sequence ATGCGCCGCATGGATATTCCCCACGACAGCTTCTCCTTAACCTTCACCCTCAAAGCCTGCAGTTGCCACCAGAGCCTCCCTCACGGCGAGCAGATCCACACCCAAGTCGTGAAAACCTCTTACTCGGCGCAGGCTCACGTGCATTCAGCGCTCATGCATATGTACGTTGAATGCAGGCGACCCCAGTCAGCACggaaactgtttgatgaaattcccGTCAAGAGCCCGGCCGCTTGGTGTGTCATGATCACCTTGTACGCCGAGATGGGAGAATTGGATTCCTGTCGCGGGCTGTTCGAAGAAATGCCGCATAGGGATGTCGCATCATGGAATGCCATGATTGACGCCTGTGGCCGGTGTGGCCAGTCAGGTGAGGCATTGAGGCTCTTCCGCGAAATGAGGGCCACGGGGTTGCGCCCGAATCATATCACAATATTGGGTGTCATTTCTGCCTGTGGGGAGATGGGAGATCTTGAGTTTGGAAGGTGGATTCATGCCAATTACATTGATAATAATGCATTTAAGTGTAATAGTTTAAGGGTTAGTACCACACTTATAGACATGTATTCAAAATGCGGGCATGTGAATTTAGCGATGGACGTTTTCCGCAGTATCAATGCTAAGGACGTGTTATCATGGACGGCGATTATCTGCTGTATGGCAATTAACGGCCGAGGAGACACAGCATTGGCATTGTTCAATGAAATGGTGAAGGCTGGAGTAAGGCCCGACGAAGCAACGTTTATTGTGGTATTGTGTGCATGTAGCCACATGGGCTTAGTTGAAGAAGGGCATCGATACTTTGAGAGCATGACGAAGGATTATGGCCTGGTGCCAAGAATTGAGCATTATGGGTGCATGGTAGATATCATGGGGCGGGCCGGGCATATAGAGCAAGTGCGGAAGTTCATCGAAAACATGCCTATGGAGCCTAATGTGGTGGTGTTGAGGAGCTTGCTTGGTGCATGTAGAGTTCATAGTGCAATGCAGACGGCAGAATGGGCAGCGAAGAGGCTTGAGGCAGTCAGGCGGGCCGGGGATGATGATTCTTATGTGATGTTATCAAATGTGTATGCTGAGGATGGGAGGTGGAGTGAGGTAGAGAGAGTGAGAAGGTTGATGAAGGAGATGGGGAGAAGCAAGAGATGGGGTTGCAGTTCTCTGCATGTGTAG